A single genomic interval of Koleobacter methoxysyntrophicus harbors:
- a CDS encoding acyl-CoA dehydratase activase: MNYFLGIDVGSVSTNLVVIDEDSRLLSKVYLRTRGQPIKAIQEGMKQLLKNVGDRIEISGVGTTGSGRHLAGIMVGADTVKNEITAHAVAALHFDPEVRTVIEIGGQDSKIIILRDGVVTDFAMNTVCAAGTGSFLDQQANRLNIPIEEFGRYALQSKKPVRIAGRCAVFAESDMIHKQQVGYNLEDIIRGLCQALVRNYINNLAKGKDISPKIIFQGGVAANIGMKAAFEEAFNQEVIVPQHHDVMGAIGAALLAKDEMKKKNSTDFRGFDVSEIDFKVSSFECGGCPNRCEVVNFHMEEKIIARWGDRCGKWKNI; the protein is encoded by the coding sequence ATGAACTATTTTCTGGGCATTGATGTGGGATCCGTAAGCACAAACTTGGTGGTTATAGATGAAGATAGCCGGCTGTTAAGCAAGGTTTACTTGAGAACCAGAGGTCAGCCCATTAAAGCCATTCAAGAGGGGATGAAACAGCTTCTTAAGAATGTAGGTGACAGGATAGAGATTTCCGGTGTGGGGACTACCGGCAGTGGAAGGCATCTGGCCGGGATAATGGTAGGGGCCGATACCGTAAAAAATGAGATTACTGCCCATGCCGTTGCTGCACTGCATTTCGACCCTGAAGTCCGGACAGTTATTGAAATAGGAGGCCAGGATTCGAAGATAATCATCCTGAGGGACGGGGTTGTTACCGATTTTGCCATGAATACGGTGTGTGCCGCCGGAACCGGTTCGTTTCTAGATCAGCAGGCCAACAGGCTTAATATCCCCATAGAAGAATTCGGAAGATATGCTTTACAATCAAAAAAACCGGTAAGAATCGCCGGGAGGTGTGCCGTTTTTGCAGAATCGGATATGATCCACAAGCAGCAGGTGGGATATAATCTGGAGGATATTATCAGGGGCCTCTGTCAGGCCCTTGTCAGGAATTACATAAACAACCTGGCGAAGGGCAAGGATATTTCCCCGAAAATAATATTCCAGGGAGGGGTTGCGGCCAACATCGGTATGAAAGCGGCTTTTGAGGAGGCTTTTAACCAGGAGGTTATCGTACCTCAACACCATGATGTTATGGGAGCAATCGGTGCTGCCCTCCTGGCTAAGGATGAGATGAAGAAGAAGAACAGCACAGATTTCAGGGGGTTTGACGTTAGTGAAATAGATTTTAAGGTATCCAGCTTTGAATGCGGGGGCTGCCCCAACAGGTGTGAAGTTGTTAATTTCCATATGGAAGAAAAGATTATAGCCAGATGGGGAGACCGCTGCGGCAAATGGAAAAATATTTAA
- a CDS encoding Ku protein, which yields MRTMWKGAISFGLVNVPVKLYTATESKSIKFRQLHKECMNPIKYEKVCPVCNKELEDNEIVRGYEFEKGRFVVVDDKDLERIPEETAKTIDILDFVNLEEIDPIFFDRSYYLSPDETGSKAYALLRKAMEETGKIAIARVIIRSKQNLACIRVYDKNYLVMETMFYPDEVRSTAGLPSLPDPKLHENEIKMAVQLIGSLSEKFDPGKYTDEYREALLELIHGKIRGEEVKVPGYTGEGKVVDLMEALKASLEAANKSRMVSGEKKEGRSENSKGTEKAEKGGSGKKPAQKKTVKKTG from the coding sequence ATGAGGACAATGTGGAAAGGGGCAATAAGTTTTGGCTTGGTTAATGTCCCTGTTAAATTATACACTGCTACCGAATCGAAGAGTATAAAATTTCGACAGCTGCATAAGGAATGTATGAACCCTATAAAGTATGAAAAGGTGTGTCCTGTCTGCAACAAGGAGCTTGAGGATAATGAAATCGTTAGAGGATATGAATTTGAAAAGGGCAGATTTGTAGTTGTTGATGATAAGGACCTGGAGAGGATCCCTGAAGAAACCGCAAAAACCATTGACATTCTTGATTTTGTTAATCTTGAAGAAATTGATCCTATTTTCTTCGATAGAAGTTACTACCTTTCACCCGATGAAACCGGCAGTAAGGCATATGCTTTATTGAGAAAAGCCATGGAGGAGACGGGCAAAATAGCTATTGCCAGGGTAATTATACGTTCCAAACAAAACCTGGCGTGCATAAGGGTGTATGATAAGAATTATCTTGTAATGGAAACCATGTTTTATCCCGACGAGGTGAGAAGCACTGCAGGATTACCTTCTCTGCCGGACCCCAAGCTCCATGAAAACGAAATTAAAATGGCCGTTCAGCTTATAGGTTCTTTATCGGAAAAATTTGACCCGGGGAAATATACCGATGAATACAGGGAAGCCCTTTTGGAGCTGATTCACGGCAAGATAAGGGGAGAAGAGGTAAAGGTGCCCGGATATACGGGAGAAGGCAAGGTTGTAGACCTGATGGAGGCATTAAAGGCAAGCCTTGAAGCCGCCAATAAGAGCCGAATGGTTTCGGGAGAAAAGAAAGAAGGACGGTCGGAAAATAGCAAAGGGACAGAGAAAGCAGAAAAAGGCGGTTCCGGTAAAAAACCGGCTCAGAAGAAGACGGTCAAAAAAACCGGCTGA
- the ligD gene encoding non-homologous end-joining DNA ligase produces MWIQPMEPVPHPRPFDSEDYIFQVKWDGVRILAFIGERIRLQSKKLKDKTEKYPELHQLKDLIKAREAILDGEVVVIHKGKPSFPEVIRRDFSSDMGKIKSLTAAIPVDYIIFDILYLNGMDLTGMPLYRRQEILAEVLIEKGPVHIIENFDKGKDLFNAVSEQGLEGIVAKIKDSPYLFGKSNYWKKVKCRRSQLCVAGGYVLKDGRPMSILLGAFREDRLLYIGRVSAGMKEKDFAILRDFTTDLIIPEPPFLNPPHIKGETYVWLKPLLTVKVEYAEWTEDMKLRAPSLKGFCCIDPRQCSI; encoded by the coding sequence ATGTGGATACAACCCATGGAACCCGTTCCCCATCCCCGGCCCTTTGACAGTGAAGACTATATATTTCAGGTTAAATGGGATGGGGTGAGGATACTCGCCTTTATAGGGGAAAGGATAAGGCTCCAGAGCAAAAAGCTGAAGGATAAAACGGAAAAATATCCTGAACTTCATCAATTAAAGGACCTTATTAAGGCACGGGAGGCTATCCTGGACGGAGAAGTGGTAGTTATACATAAGGGCAAACCCAGCTTTCCGGAGGTTATTCGGCGGGATTTTTCCAGTGATATGGGAAAAATTAAATCTCTGACGGCAGCCATTCCCGTCGATTATATTATATTTGATATTCTTTATTTAAACGGAATGGATCTTACGGGAATGCCTCTTTATAGGAGGCAGGAAATCCTGGCTGAAGTTTTGATAGAAAAGGGGCCCGTTCATATTATAGAAAATTTCGATAAAGGGAAGGACCTGTTTAATGCAGTCAGTGAACAGGGGCTGGAGGGTATTGTAGCCAAAATAAAGGACAGCCCCTACTTGTTTGGCAAATCTAATTACTGGAAAAAGGTAAAATGCCGCAGGAGTCAGCTGTGTGTTGCAGGCGGCTATGTTTTGAAAGACGGAAGGCCGATGTCTATACTTTTAGGTGCCTTCAGGGAAGACCGCCTGTTGTATATCGGGAGGGTCAGTGCAGGGATGAAGGAAAAAGATTTTGCCATCCTTAGGGACTTTACGACAGACTTAATAATCCCTGAGCCTCCCTTTTTGAATCCCCCCCATATCAAAGGAGAAACCTATGTATGGCTTAAGCCTCTTCTGACCGTAAAAGTGGAATATGCAGAATGGACGGAAGATATGAAGCTGAGGGCACCGTCTTTAAAAGGTTTTTGCTGTATAGACCCGCGGCAGTGCTCAATATAA
- a CDS encoding DUF5320 domain-containing protein gives MPRGDGTGPWGAGPMTGRAAGYCAGFGVPGFANPIGLRAFGGGWGRGRGWRRMYYATGIPGWARFPGWVPPYPGWAVPYGVQYGTNEADVLKEEAKALEEELRAIKDRLKELEGKKDSEGK, from the coding sequence ATGCCGCGTGGTGATGGTACAGGCCCATGGGGTGCAGGTCCTATGACGGGCAGAGCTGCAGGTTATTGTGCAGGATTCGGAGTACCCGGCTTTGCAAATCCTATCGGCCTCAGAGCTTTCGGCGGTGGATGGGGCCGCGGCCGTGGCTGGAGGCGCATGTATTATGCTACGGGTATTCCCGGATGGGCAAGATTTCCAGGTTGGGTACCTCCATATCCCGGGTGGGCAGTACCCTATGGGGTTCAATACGGGACGAATGAGGCCGACGTCCTCAAGGAAGAAGCTAAAGCCCTTGAGGAGGAGTTAAGGGCAATAAAAGACAGATTGAAGGAATTAGAAGGAAAAAAAGATAGTGAAGGGAAGTAG
- the ligD gene encoding non-homologous end-joining DNA ligase, giving the protein MTVVSVEGAAINLTNIQKVLWPEDGITKGDYIKYLVDISPYILKYLKGRPMVFTRYPDGIYGRSFYQKNCPGYAPEWIKTLSIKGSKREIKYIMIEDVKTLVWVGNQASIELHPWHSRADSLNYPDYAVFDLDPMENTDFNDALELAAALNKILALQGIKSYPKTSGATGLQVYVPLEPRYTYKQVQDFTHFFSAVVVDAFPKKATIVRQVKGRGGKLYMDYLQNIRGKTIVAPYSVRPRAGAPVSTPLNWDEVAGGRVNQKDYNIETIFDRLQKVGDPFSGVIEEKQNIDKILKYIEENRNQLKGF; this is encoded by the coding sequence TTGACCGTAGTTTCCGTGGAAGGGGCTGCAATTAACCTGACAAATATTCAAAAAGTGCTGTGGCCCGAAGACGGGATAACCAAGGGCGACTATATCAAGTATCTGGTTGATATATCGCCTTATATCTTAAAGTACCTTAAAGGCAGGCCCATGGTCTTTACCAGGTATCCCGATGGTATTTACGGCAGGTCATTTTATCAAAAAAACTGTCCCGGTTATGCCCCGGAGTGGATAAAAACCTTGAGCATAAAAGGGTCAAAAAGGGAGATAAAATATATAATGATAGAGGATGTTAAAACCCTTGTATGGGTTGGCAATCAGGCTTCTATCGAACTTCATCCGTGGCATTCCAGGGCGGACAGCCTGAATTACCCCGATTATGCAGTATTTGACCTGGATCCTATGGAAAACACCGATTTTAACGATGCCCTTGAACTGGCAGCGGCACTGAACAAAATCCTTGCCCTCCAGGGTATTAAGAGCTACCCCAAAACTTCGGGGGCAACCGGGCTTCAGGTATATGTACCATTAGAACCCAGGTATACCTATAAACAGGTACAGGATTTTACCCATTTTTTTTCAGCCGTTGTCGTCGATGCTTTTCCGAAGAAAGCCACCATCGTAAGACAGGTGAAGGGAAGGGGAGGCAAACTGTATATGGATTACCTTCAAAACATCAGGGGCAAAACCATAGTTGCCCCTTACAGTGTAAGGCCCAGGGCAGGGGCTCCCGTTTCTACGCCCCTGAACTGGGACGAAGTTGCCGGAGGCAGGGTAAATCAGAAAGATTACAACATTGAGACCATATTTGACAGACTCCAAAAAGTGGGAGACCCGTTTTCAGGAGTAATAGAAGAAAAACAGAACATCGATAAAATTTTGAAGTACATTGAAGAAAATAGGAACCAATTAAAGGGTTTTTGA